A DNA window from Actinomadura coerulea contains the following coding sequences:
- a CDS encoding MFS transporter, translating to MTTSKQGPGTVHRAVLPAVMLSLATVVSAVASLNTAVPSIARDTRAGLTELSWIIDAYALVFAALLLLGGAIGDRYGRRRALTVGLAVFGAGSAAAALGGDPGWLIAMRGVLGVGAALVMPATLSTITSTFPAAQRTRAVGAWAGVAGASAIFGLLVSGTLLEFWSWRSVFWMNVVLAAVALVVTLAVVPESAEPDAPRLDLTGALITVVGLGAGVYSIIEAPTHGWASARTLLGIAAALVVLAGFVVWELKRPNPLLDPRLFRVRAFSAGSLTITLQFFAFFGFVFIILQYLQLVKGDSALVGALSLVPMALAMMPSARVVAPKLAARVGTRRVITAGLLLVGVGMLVFSLLDEGSTYWLLLAGLVPFGAGMGLAMTPSTASITDALPAEKQGVGSAMNDLARELGGALGIAVLGSLLQSSYRANLDLGNLPGPAAEQARTSVAVAVRLGPQAAEHARAAFSDGLQTAFLTASVALAVTAVVVAALYRTPRREAAESVPAPADQDAKLNAPSNGSPDEGTGGRGEIRYTRQV from the coding sequence ATGACCACCTCCAAGCAGGGGCCCGGCACCGTCCACCGAGCGGTGCTGCCGGCCGTGATGCTGTCCCTCGCCACGGTGGTGTCGGCCGTGGCCTCCCTCAACACGGCTGTGCCGTCCATCGCCCGCGACACCCGCGCCGGCCTCACCGAGCTGTCGTGGATCATCGACGCCTACGCGCTGGTCTTCGCGGCCCTGCTGCTGCTCGGCGGCGCGATCGGCGACCGCTACGGGCGGCGCCGCGCGCTCACCGTCGGGCTCGCGGTGTTCGGCGCCGGCTCGGCCGCGGCCGCGCTGGGCGGCGACCCCGGCTGGCTGATCGCGATGCGCGGCGTCCTCGGCGTCGGCGCGGCCCTGGTCATGCCGGCGACGCTGTCCACGATCACCTCGACGTTCCCGGCCGCGCAGCGCACCCGCGCGGTCGGCGCCTGGGCGGGCGTCGCCGGGGCCAGCGCCATCTTCGGCCTTCTGGTGTCGGGGACCCTGCTGGAGTTCTGGTCCTGGCGGTCGGTGTTCTGGATGAACGTCGTGCTCGCCGCGGTCGCGCTGGTCGTGACCCTCGCGGTCGTCCCCGAGTCCGCCGAGCCCGACGCGCCGAGACTCGACCTGACCGGCGCGCTGATCACCGTGGTCGGGCTCGGCGCCGGTGTCTACTCGATCATCGAGGCGCCGACGCACGGCTGGGCCTCCGCGCGGACGCTGCTCGGCATCGCCGCCGCCCTGGTCGTCCTCGCCGGGTTCGTGGTGTGGGAGCTGAAGCGGCCGAACCCGCTGCTCGACCCGCGGCTGTTCCGCGTCCGGGCGTTCTCGGCCGGCTCCCTCACGATCACCCTGCAGTTCTTCGCCTTCTTCGGCTTCGTCTTCATCATCCTGCAGTACCTGCAGCTGGTGAAGGGCGACAGCGCGCTCGTCGGCGCGCTCAGCCTGGTGCCCATGGCGCTCGCGATGATGCCGTCCGCCCGGGTCGTCGCGCCGAAGCTGGCCGCCAGGGTCGGCACGCGCCGCGTCATCACGGCCGGACTGCTGCTGGTCGGCGTCGGGATGCTGGTGTTCTCGCTGCTGGACGAGGGCAGCACCTACTGGCTGCTGCTCGCGGGCCTCGTCCCGTTCGGCGCCGGCATGGGCCTCGCCATGACCCCGTCCACCGCCTCGATCACCGACGCGCTGCCCGCCGAGAAGCAGGGCGTGGGCTCGGCGATGAACGACCTGGCCCGGGAGCTCGGCGGCGCGCTCGGCATCGCCGTCCTCGGCAGCCTCCTGCAGTCGTCCTACCGCGCGAACCTCGACCTCGGGAACCTGCCGGGCCCGGCCGCCGAGCAGGCCAGGACGTCGGTCGCGGTGGCGGTCCGGCTCGGCCCGCAGGCCGCCGAGCACGCGCGGGCGGCCTTCAGCGACGGGCTCCAGACCGCGTTCCTCACCGCGTCGGTCGCGCTCGCCGTCACCGCGGTCGTCGTCGCGGCCCTGTACCGGACGCCCCGCCGGGAGGCCGCCGAATCCGTCCCCGCGCCCGCCGATCAGGACGCTAAGCTGAACGCGCCCTCGAACGGGAGCCCGGACGAGGGCACGGGCGGGCGTGGCGAAATCAGGTATACGCGGCAGGTTTAG
- a CDS encoding TetR family transcriptional regulator has protein sequence MNKSGGGRGRRRGGPDTREEILAVARRRFLADGYGPVTMRSLAAEAGVDAALISYFFGSKKGLFGAVLGLVSNPPEVLAGALPGDPADLPERVLRALVAAWDDPEGGRPLLLMVRAAVQDPDLSRLVSDLVEREIVGRIADHLGGPDATARAGALGVQLSGLIFARYVLAVEPVASMPPDELIRYLSPGFRAAVHGPPRRPRMR, from the coding sequence ATGAATAAATCCGGAGGCGGGCGGGGGCGGCGGCGCGGCGGCCCCGACACCCGCGAGGAGATCCTCGCGGTGGCGCGGAGGCGGTTCCTGGCCGACGGGTACGGGCCGGTCACGATGCGGTCCCTCGCCGCCGAGGCGGGCGTGGACGCCGCGCTGATCAGCTATTTCTTCGGCTCGAAGAAGGGCCTGTTCGGCGCGGTGCTCGGGCTGGTCTCCAACCCGCCCGAGGTGCTGGCGGGCGCGCTGCCCGGCGACCCCGCCGACCTGCCCGAACGCGTCCTGCGCGCGCTGGTCGCCGCGTGGGACGACCCCGAGGGCGGCAGGCCGCTGCTGCTCATGGTGCGCGCCGCCGTCCAGGACCCGGACCTGAGCCGGCTGGTGAGCGACCTGGTGGAACGCGAGATCGTCGGCCGCATCGCCGACCACCTGGGCGGCCCCGACGCCACCGCGCGGGCCGGGGCGTTGGGCGTCCAGCTCTCCGGGCTGATCTTCGCCCGCTACGTCCTCGCGGTGGAACCCGTCGCCTCGATGCCGCCCGATGAATTAATCCGGTACCTCTCCCCGGGCTTCCGCGCCGCCGTCCACGGCCCGCCGCGCCGGCCCCGGATGCGCTGA
- a CDS encoding MEDS domain-containing protein has protein sequence MDTSWFAKRPVSALRPGDHGWLAYTSQEERDRVIGPFVREGLETTEKVVYVTDLPADRLPGLGRGRPIDVDALVRSSQLRVITPREACLDRRGTFEPAKMADTVARELGSAFGQGFRAMRLTTDHSWLLNGPGADLGRMVGCEHRVGDTVSPSTMAMAICQVDRHACRPAELAALRDTHEVLVEVNPEFDDGILKIVRTFEPDGLRVEGELDAARHSVFADQLLRLRPGRIHLDLSRLGFIDLGGLHLLAKHATRLPADAALILDHLSPDLESIIDMVGWHRLPGLARGRRLAETEGIA, from the coding sequence ATGGACACATCCTGGTTCGCCAAGCGCCCCGTCAGCGCACTCCGTCCCGGAGATCACGGCTGGCTGGCCTACACCAGTCAGGAGGAGCGCGACCGGGTCATCGGGCCCTTCGTCCGGGAGGGCCTGGAGACCACCGAGAAGGTCGTGTACGTCACCGACCTCCCGGCCGACCGGCTGCCCGGCCTCGGCCGGGGGCGACCGATCGACGTGGACGCCCTCGTCAGGTCGAGCCAGCTGCGGGTCATCACGCCGCGGGAGGCGTGCCTCGACCGCCGCGGCACGTTCGAGCCGGCCAAGATGGCCGACACCGTCGCCCGCGAGCTCGGCTCCGCGTTCGGGCAGGGCTTTCGCGCCATGCGCCTCACCACCGACCACAGCTGGCTGCTGAACGGCCCCGGCGCCGACCTCGGCCGCATGGTGGGCTGCGAGCACCGGGTCGGAGACACCGTCTCGCCGAGCACCATGGCGATGGCGATCTGCCAGGTCGACCGGCACGCGTGCCGGCCCGCCGAGCTCGCCGCCCTCCGCGACACACACGAGGTCCTCGTGGAAGTGAACCCCGAGTTCGACGACGGGATACTGAAGATCGTGCGCACGTTCGAGCCCGACGGGCTCCGCGTCGAGGGCGAGCTGGACGCCGCGCGGCACTCGGTGTTCGCCGACCAGCTCCTCCGGCTGCGGCCCGGCCGCATCCACCTCGACCTGTCCCGGCTGGGATTCATCGACCTCGGCGGGCTGCACCTGCTGGCCAAGCACGCCACCCGGCTGCCCGCCGACGCCGCCCTGATCCTGGACCACCTGTCGCCCGACCTCGAGAGCATCATCGACATGGTCGGCTGGCACCGGCTGCCCGGCCTCGCCCGCGGGCGGCGCCTCGCGGAGACGGAGGGCATCGCCTGA
- a CDS encoding sensor histidine kinase, whose protein sequence is MALEHKAFMYRGTEDFLSVTVPYLRSGLERGQVVIAVAREPNLTALRDVLAPHGGAVTYFDSAVFYKHPVHTLRDYQTIVKQSAPRTVCALAEPVWQGWDERQTLEWVRYESLINVVFGESGARSLCPYDAEGLPPRILAEARRTHPLLLAPGHDGANGDYIDPVRFGSGCDRRFSTDRPAGAEYFSIDGDDLHALRVFVGERALRHGLARQKAQNLVTAANEVAANALQHGTPPIGLWTWRDGADLVCEIGDHGFWRPGPDPLTGFIPPDSALQRGFGLWTVRLLVDLMELRAGWDGTFVRLHCA, encoded by the coding sequence ATGGCACTGGAGCACAAGGCCTTCATGTACCGGGGCACCGAGGACTTCCTGTCCGTCACCGTCCCCTACCTCCGATCGGGCCTGGAGCGCGGGCAGGTCGTGATCGCCGTCGCCCGCGAGCCCAACCTGACCGCCCTGCGGGACGTGCTCGCCCCGCACGGCGGCGCGGTCACCTACTTCGACTCCGCCGTCTTCTACAAGCACCCCGTGCACACGCTGCGCGACTACCAGACCATCGTGAAGCAGAGCGCCCCGCGCACCGTCTGCGCGCTCGCCGAGCCGGTCTGGCAGGGGTGGGACGAGCGCCAGACGCTCGAATGGGTCCGCTACGAGTCCCTGATCAACGTGGTGTTCGGCGAGTCGGGGGCGCGTTCGCTGTGCCCCTACGACGCCGAGGGACTGCCGCCCCGCATCCTCGCCGAGGCGCGCCGCACCCATCCGCTCCTGCTCGCCCCGGGGCACGACGGCGCGAACGGCGACTACATCGACCCGGTGAGGTTCGGGTCCGGCTGCGACCGCCGGTTCAGCACCGACCGGCCCGCGGGCGCCGAGTACTTCTCCATCGACGGCGACGACCTGCACGCGCTGCGCGTGTTCGTCGGCGAGCGCGCCCTCCGGCACGGCCTGGCCAGGCAGAAGGCGCAGAACCTCGTCACCGCCGCCAACGAGGTCGCCGCGAACGCGCTCCAGCACGGCACCCCGCCGATCGGCCTGTGGACGTGGCGGGACGGCGCCGACCTCGTCTGCGAGATCGGCGACCACGGCTTCTGGCGCCCCGGGCCCGACCCGCTGACCGGCTTCATCCCGCCCGACTCCGCGCTCCAGCGCGGCTTCGGCCTGTGGACCGTCCGCCTCCTGGTCGACCTGATGGAACTGCGCGCCGGCTGGGACGGCACCTTCGTCCGCCTCCACTGCGCCTGA
- the rdgB gene encoding RdgB/HAM1 family non-canonical purine NTP pyrophosphatase yields MSRIVLATRNRGKVAELRRILGDLDVVGLDAFPGAPDVPETELTFEGNALLKARAIAAFTGLPAVADDSGLCVDALNGMPGVLSARWSGRFGAGDQDAANLRLVLDQLADVADDRRGGSFVCAAALVVPGGAEHCVEGRMHGTVIREPRGTGGFGYDPIFLPDGGTRTTAELAPEEKDAISHRGRAFRALAGIVPDALRAAGLT; encoded by the coding sequence ATGAGCCGGATCGTCCTCGCCACCCGCAACCGGGGCAAGGTCGCCGAACTGCGCCGCATCCTCGGCGATCTCGACGTCGTCGGCCTCGACGCCTTCCCCGGCGCCCCGGACGTGCCCGAGACCGAGCTGACCTTCGAGGGCAACGCGCTGCTGAAGGCCCGCGCGATCGCCGCGTTCACGGGGCTGCCCGCCGTCGCCGACGACTCCGGCCTGTGCGTGGACGCGCTGAACGGCATGCCCGGCGTGCTGTCGGCCCGCTGGTCGGGGCGTTTCGGCGCCGGCGACCAGGACGCCGCCAACCTGCGGCTCGTCCTCGACCAGCTCGCCGACGTGGCCGACGACCGGCGCGGCGGGTCGTTCGTGTGCGCGGCCGCGCTGGTCGTCCCGGGCGGCGCCGAGCACTGCGTCGAGGGGCGGATGCACGGCACCGTCATCCGGGAGCCGCGCGGCACCGGCGGCTTCGGCTACGACCCGATCTTCCTCCCCGACGGCGGGACCCGCACGACCGCGGAGCTGGCGCCCGAGGAGAAGGACGCCATCAGCCACCGCGGCCGGGCCTTCCGCGCCCTCGCCGGGATAGTCCCCGACGCCCTCCGGGCCGCCGGCCTCACCTGA
- the rph gene encoding ribonuclease PH, with amino-acid sequence MARPDDRAPDRLRPVRIQRGWLDHAEGSVLVEFGATRVLCAASVQDSVPRWRRDSGLGWVTAEYAMLPRATNTRNDRESVKGRIGGRTHEISRLIGRSIRACLDLKALGENTVQLDCDVLQADGGTRTAAITGAYVALADAVSWMRERRLLRGNPLITSVSAVSVGVVDGEPRLDLCYEEDSAAGTDMNVVCTGDGRFVEVQGTAEGAPFDRAELDALLDLGAAGCAELTRIQNEALGR; translated from the coding sequence ATGGCTCGCCCCGATGATCGCGCACCCGACCGGCTCCGTCCCGTCCGCATCCAGCGCGGATGGCTCGACCACGCGGAAGGGTCGGTGCTCGTCGAGTTCGGCGCGACCCGGGTGCTGTGCGCCGCCTCGGTGCAGGACTCGGTGCCCCGCTGGCGGCGCGACAGCGGCCTCGGCTGGGTCACCGCCGAGTACGCGATGCTGCCGCGCGCGACCAACACCCGCAACGACCGCGAGTCGGTGAAGGGCCGGATCGGCGGGCGCACCCACGAGATCTCCCGGCTGATCGGCCGGTCGATCCGGGCGTGCCTGGACCTCAAGGCGCTCGGCGAGAACACCGTCCAGCTCGACTGCGACGTCCTTCAGGCCGACGGCGGCACCCGCACCGCCGCGATCACCGGCGCGTACGTCGCGCTGGCCGACGCGGTGAGCTGGATGCGCGAGCGCCGCCTGCTCAGGGGGAACCCCCTCATCACCTCGGTCTCGGCGGTCAGCGTCGGCGTCGTGGACGGCGAGCCCCGCCTCGACCTCTGCTACGAGGAGGACTCCGCCGCCGGGACGGACATGAACGTCGTCTGCACCGGCGACGGCCGGTTCGTCGAGGTGCAGGGCACCGCGGAGGGCGCCCCGTTCGACCGGGCGGAGCTGGACGCGCTGCTCGACCTCGGCGCCGCCGGCTGCGCCGAGCTGACCCGCATCCAGAACGAGGCCCTCGGCCGATGA
- a CDS encoding MBL fold metallo-hydrolase, translating to MRVTVIGCSGSFPGPDSPASSYLVEADGFSMLLDIGNGAIGSLQRFHGLLDIDAICISHLHPDHCLDLTVYWIARTYCPDGPAPRIPVYGPRDTADHMIKAYELEPNPEMTATFDFRPLEPGPVPIGPFTVTTALMNHPVEAYGLRIEHGGSVMTYSGDTGHSDDLVRLARDSDLFLCEAGFADRPDLPPDMHLTGREAGEHAERAGVGRLVLTHLLPWNDPSETLSEAKASGFRGPVELAEVGAVYEF from the coding sequence GTGCGGGTCACTGTGATCGGCTGTTCCGGCAGTTTCCCAGGGCCGGACAGCCCCGCGTCCAGCTACCTGGTCGAGGCGGACGGCTTCTCCATGCTCCTCGACATCGGCAACGGCGCGATCGGAAGCCTCCAGCGCTTCCACGGCCTGCTGGACATCGACGCCATCTGCATCTCGCACCTGCATCCCGACCACTGCCTCGACCTCACCGTGTACTGGATCGCGCGGACGTACTGCCCGGACGGCCCGGCGCCGCGCATCCCGGTCTACGGCCCCCGCGACACCGCGGACCACATGATCAAGGCGTACGAGCTGGAACCGAACCCGGAGATGACCGCCACCTTCGACTTCCGTCCGCTGGAACCGGGGCCGGTCCCCATCGGCCCGTTCACGGTCACCACCGCGCTGATGAACCACCCGGTCGAGGCGTACGGCCTGCGGATCGAGCACGGGGGCAGCGTCATGACCTACTCCGGCGACACCGGCCACAGCGACGACCTGGTGCGGCTGGCCCGCGACTCCGACCTGTTCCTGTGCGAGGCCGGGTTCGCCGACCGGCCGGACCTGCCGCCTGACATGCACCTGACGGGACGGGAGGCCGGCGAGCACGCCGAGCGGGCCGGGGTCGGACGGCTGGTCCTGACGCACCTGCTGCCGTGGAACGACCCGTCCGAGACGCTCTCGGAGGCGAAGGCCAGCGGCTTCCGCGGCCCGGTCGAACTGGCCGAGGTCGGCGCCGTCTACGAGTTCTGA
- the murI gene encoding glutamate racemase — MSDPSRGDGLRDAPIGIFDSGFGGLTVARAILDQLPNEPIVYLGDSARQPYGPRPIAQVRAFALEMLDELVDEGVKMLVIACNSASSAMLRDARERYDVPVVEVINPATRRAARATSNGRVGLIATEATVTSRAYEDAFAAAPHIELVSAACPRFVDFVEAGVTMGEDLLDAARGYLRPIVDADCDTLILGCTHYPLLTGVISYVVGDGVTLVSSADETAKDVYRVLHDRGLARAEATPRPRHRFRATGDPAVFAELGRRFLGPEIGSVESTLRKALTT, encoded by the coding sequence ATGTCAGATCCATCCCGGGGGGACGGCCTCCGAGACGCGCCCATCGGGATCTTCGACAGCGGTTTCGGGGGCCTCACGGTGGCCCGCGCCATCCTCGACCAGCTGCCGAACGAGCCGATCGTCTACCTCGGCGACTCGGCCCGCCAGCCGTACGGTCCGCGCCCGATCGCGCAGGTCCGCGCGTTCGCGCTGGAGATGCTGGACGAGCTGGTCGACGAGGGCGTGAAGATGCTGGTGATCGCCTGCAACAGCGCCAGCTCGGCGATGCTGCGCGACGCCCGTGAGCGCTACGACGTCCCGGTCGTGGAGGTCATCAACCCCGCGACCCGGCGCGCGGCGCGCGCCACCTCCAACGGGCGGGTCGGCCTGATCGCAACCGAGGCCACCGTGACCAGCCGCGCCTACGAGGACGCGTTCGCCGCCGCGCCGCACATCGAGCTGGTCAGCGCCGCCTGCCCGCGCTTCGTCGACTTCGTCGAGGCGGGCGTGACGATGGGCGAGGACCTCCTCGACGCCGCCCGCGGCTACCTGCGCCCGATCGTGGACGCGGACTGCGACACGCTGATCCTCGGATGCACGCACTACCCCCTTCTGACCGGCGTCATCTCGTATGTGGTCGGAGACGGGGTCACACTGGTCTCAAGCGCCGACGAGACCGCCAAGGACGTGTACCGAGTGCTGCACGATCGGGGACTGGCCCGCGCCGAGGCGACGCCCCGGCCGCGGCACCGGTTCCGCGCCACCGGCGACCCCGCCGTGTTCGCCGAGCTCGGCCGCCGCTTCCTCGGGCCGGAGATCGGTTCGGTGGAGAGCACGTTGCGCAAGGCTTTGACGACCTGA
- a CDS encoding IS30 family transposase yields MPGRRLTAAERAQIEVLFGAGRSFPQIAEAIGRDRSTVWREVRRNHSYRRSDAGGGGARYPGRATTACPGGLGGLYRWTYSHVAAQRKADERARRHRPGKLIGNSGNKGRAWCQGRLWPVVRDLLVRRWSPQQIAAHLRAAYPDQPEMRVSHETIYQAIYYQARGRMRAELARQLQLRPGEGSVLRSGRAARRPPSRLARAESAARSRRPWIQGLHISARPAQAADRAVPGHWEGDLVIGARGSSAIITLVERTTRFVMLGALPHSRVSEQVTGVLTTLMRRLPAELAATLTWDQESEMAQHADFTLATGCRVYFCDPHAPWQRGSNENTNGLLRQYFPRSSTDFRNYTQHDLDEVARQLNGRPRQTLNWKTPAQALNEYLVATTA; encoded by the coding sequence GTGCCGGGAAGACGTCTGACAGCTGCTGAGCGCGCGCAGATCGAGGTGTTGTTCGGTGCGGGCCGGTCGTTTCCGCAGATCGCGGAGGCGATCGGCCGGGACCGGTCAACTGTGTGGCGGGAGGTGCGCCGTAACCACTCCTATCGGCGGTCGGACGCCGGTGGGGGCGGGGCGCGGTATCCGGGCCGGGCGACCACCGCGTGTCCGGGCGGGCTGGGCGGGCTGTACCGGTGGACGTACTCGCATGTGGCCGCGCAGCGCAAGGCCGATGAGCGGGCGCGTCGGCACCGGCCGGGCAAGTTGATCGGCAACAGCGGGAACAAGGGCCGGGCCTGGTGCCAGGGCCGGTTGTGGCCGGTGGTGCGTGATCTGCTGGTGCGGCGGTGGTCGCCGCAGCAGATCGCGGCGCACCTGCGCGCCGCCTATCCTGACCAGCCGGAGATGCGAGTGTCGCACGAGACGATTTATCAGGCGATCTACTACCAGGCCCGGGGCCGGATGCGGGCCGAGCTGGCCCGGCAGCTGCAGTTGCGGCCGGGGGAGGGGTCGGTGCTGCGCAGCGGCCGCGCCGCCCGCCGTCCGCCCTCGCGTCTGGCCCGCGCCGAGAGCGCGGCGCGCAGCCGCCGGCCCTGGATCCAGGGCCTGCACATCTCGGCCCGGCCCGCCCAGGCGGCCGACCGGGCGGTGCCGGGGCACTGGGAGGGCGACCTGGTGATCGGGGCCCGCGGATCCAGCGCCATCATCACCCTGGTCGAGCGCACCACCCGGTTCGTGATGCTCGGCGCGTTGCCGCACTCACGCGTGTCCGAGCAGGTCACCGGCGTGCTGACCACTTTGATGCGGCGGTTGCCGGCCGAGCTGGCCGCGACCTTGACCTGGGACCAGGAATCGGAGATGGCCCAGCACGCCGACTTCACCCTGGCCACCGGGTGCCGGGTCTACTTCTGCGACCCGCACGCGCCCTGGCAGCGCGGCTCCAACGAGAACACCAACGGGCTGCTGCGCCAGTACTTCCCCCGCTCCTCCACCGACTTCCGCAACTACACCCAGCACGACCTCGACGAAGTCGCCCGCCAGCTCAACGGACGACCCCGCCAAACCCTGAACTGGAAAACCCCAGCCCAAGCACTCAACGAATACCTCGTTGCAACAACCGCTTGA
- a CDS encoding thioesterase family protein — protein MSGFGDSTAVKPVGEGRYETVLDGGYGIAQALNGGYLMAVLARAAVDASPHEHPVSTAANFHRVAKAGPAELVVDLRKAGRTAASSLVTLVQDGRPVVDALITTGTLDPSAEPDFAAGPPAALPPLEECTGFRPPAATGGGFADQVDMRFDPETMGWLDGRPSGRPDIRAWFRHACGQEPDGYSLALAVDALPPVALNLGALGWAPTVELTWHMRAVPAPGWLAVHGTGRLLAGGWFDEEVEVWDTKGRLVAQSRQIARAPQTRA, from the coding sequence ATGAGCGGGTTCGGGGACTCCACGGCGGTGAAGCCGGTCGGCGAGGGCCGGTACGAGACCGTCCTGGACGGGGGCTACGGCATCGCCCAGGCGCTGAACGGCGGCTACCTGATGGCCGTCCTCGCGCGCGCCGCCGTGGACGCCTCGCCGCACGAGCACCCCGTCTCGACCGCGGCGAACTTCCACCGCGTCGCCAAGGCCGGCCCCGCCGAGCTGGTCGTCGACCTCCGCAAGGCGGGACGCACGGCCGCCTCGTCCTTGGTCACCCTCGTCCAGGACGGCCGTCCCGTCGTGGACGCCCTGATCACCACCGGCACGCTCGACCCGTCCGCCGAGCCCGACTTCGCCGCCGGGCCGCCCGCCGCGCTGCCGCCGCTGGAGGAGTGCACGGGGTTCCGGCCGCCCGCCGCCACCGGCGGCGGGTTCGCCGACCAGGTCGACATGCGCTTCGACCCGGAGACCATGGGCTGGCTGGACGGGCGGCCGAGCGGGCGCCCGGACATCCGCGCCTGGTTCCGGCACGCCTGCGGCCAGGAGCCCGACGGCTACTCCCTGGCACTCGCCGTGGACGCGCTGCCGCCCGTGGCGCTCAACCTCGGCGCCCTGGGCTGGGCACCGACCGTCGAGCTGACCTGGCACATGCGGGCCGTCCCGGCCCCCGGCTGGCTCGCCGTCCACGGCACCGGGCGGCTCCTCGCAGGCGGCTGGTTCGACGAGGAGGTAGAGGTCTGGGACACCAAGGGCCGCCTGGTGGCCCAAAGCCGCCAGATCGCAAGAGCCCCCCAGACACGCGCCTAG
- a CDS encoding PLP-dependent cysteine synthase family protein, which translates to MRFDSLLDSLGGTPLVGLPRLSPSEDVRLWAKLEDRNPTGSVKDRPAFHMIEKAEKEGLLTPGCTILEPTSGNTGISLAMVAKLRGYSMVCVMPENTSAERRQLLEMWGARIISSPAAGGSNEAVRVAKGLAKENPDWVMLYQYGNEANALAHYETTGPEILADLPSVTHFVAGLGTTGTLMGVGRFLRERVPDVRIVAAEPRYGELVYGLRNIDEGFIPELYDDSVLTTRFSVGSLDALRRTRELLEQEGIFAGISTGGALHAAIGMANKAVKAGERADIVFVVADGGWKYLSTGAYGGTLEEAEARLEGQLWA; encoded by the coding sequence ATGCGATTCGACTCACTGCTGGACTCGCTCGGCGGCACCCCGCTGGTCGGGCTGCCGCGGCTGTCGCCGAGCGAGGACGTGCGGCTCTGGGCCAAGCTGGAGGACCGCAACCCCACCGGCTCGGTGAAGGACCGCCCCGCCTTCCACATGATCGAGAAGGCGGAGAAGGAGGGGCTGCTGACGCCCGGCTGCACGATCCTGGAGCCGACGTCCGGCAACACCGGCATCTCGCTGGCCATGGTCGCCAAGCTGCGCGGCTACTCGATGGTGTGCGTGATGCCGGAGAACACCTCCGCCGAGCGCCGCCAGCTCCTGGAGATGTGGGGCGCGCGGATCATCTCCTCCCCGGCGGCGGGCGGCTCGAACGAGGCCGTGCGGGTGGCCAAGGGCCTGGCGAAGGAGAACCCCGACTGGGTGATGCTGTACCAGTACGGCAACGAGGCCAACGCGCTCGCGCACTACGAGACGACCGGCCCGGAGATCCTCGCCGACCTGCCGTCGGTGACGCACTTCGTGGCCGGGCTCGGCACGACGGGGACGCTGATGGGCGTCGGCAGGTTCCTGCGCGAGCGGGTGCCGGACGTCAGGATCGTCGCCGCGGAGCCGCGGTACGGGGAGCTGGTGTACGGGCTGCGCAACATCGACGAGGGCTTCATCCCGGAGCTGTACGACGACTCCGTGCTGACGACCCGGTTCTCGGTCGGGTCGCTGGACGCGCTGCGCCGCACCCGCGAGCTGCTGGAGCAGGAGGGCATCTTCGCGGGCATCTCGACCGGCGGGGCGCTGCACGCGGCGATCGGGATGGCGAACAAGGCGGTGAAGGCCGGGGAGCGCGCCGACATCGTGTTCGTCGTCGCCGACGGCGGCTGGAAGTACCTGTCGACCGGCGCGTACGGCGGAACCCTGGAGGAGGCCGAGGCCCGGCTCGAAGGCCAGCTCTGGGCCTGA
- a CDS encoding MoaD/ThiS family protein: MAIEVRIPTILRNLTDGAKAVEGKGGTLDELFADLDTRHAGLRDRLVDDKGLRKFVNVYLNDEDVRFLGGLGTEVADGDSVTILPAVAGG; this comes from the coding sequence ATGGCGATCGAGGTCCGGATCCCGACGATCCTGCGCAACCTCACCGACGGCGCCAAGGCCGTCGAGGGCAAGGGCGGCACGCTCGACGAGCTGTTCGCCGACCTGGACACCCGGCACGCCGGCCTGCGCGACCGGCTCGTGGACGACAAGGGCCTGCGCAAGTTCGTCAACGTCTACCTCAACGACGAGGACGTGCGCTTCCTCGGCGGCCTGGGGACGGAGGTCGCCGACGGCGACAGCGTCACGATCCTGCCGGCCGTCGCCGGCGGCTGA
- a CDS encoding Mov34/MPN/PAD-1 family protein: MLTIERALVDQIIAHARADHPDEACGVIAGPVGSDRPVRFIAMVNAERSPTFYRFDSQEQLKVWREMDDRDEEPVVIYHSHTATEAYPSRTDISYASEPNAHYVLVSTREEGETEFRSFRIVDGEVTEEEVAVVDGA, encoded by the coding sequence ATGCTGACGATTGAACGGGCCCTGGTCGACCAGATCATCGCGCACGCGCGCGCGGACCACCCCGACGAGGCCTGCGGCGTCATCGCGGGCCCGGTCGGCTCGGACCGGCCCGTCCGGTTCATCGCGATGGTCAACGCCGAGCGCTCCCCGACGTTCTACCGGTTCGACTCCCAGGAGCAGCTGAAGGTGTGGCGGGAGATGGACGACCGGGACGAGGAGCCCGTGGTCATCTACCACTCCCACACCGCGACCGAGGCCTACCCCTCCCGCACGGACATCTCCTACGCGTCCGAGCCGAACGCGCACTACGTCCTCGTCTCGACCCGCGAGGAGGGCGAGACCGAGTTCCGCTCGTTCCGGATCGTGGACGGCGAGGTCACCGAGGAGGAGGTCGCCGTCGTCGACGGGGCCTGA